The following coding sequences lie in one Halorhabdus rudnickae genomic window:
- a CDS encoding tRNA (guanine(26)-N(2))-dimethyltransferase, whose protein sequence is MREREGRVTVEVPEQSGEGIGDDVFFNPVQELNRDLTIATIRAYRERIDDRGEHPVETYLDATAATGIRGVRAAANGFDTTLCDVDSDAVERCRANLEANALDGEVIHRDVNALMHERQFDVVDLDPFGTPIPFADAAIQSASRLLAVTATDLAPLCGAHFQSGVRSYSAVPRNTEYHGEMGVRILLGSLVRTAARYDVAAEPILTHATDHYVRTYLEFDYGAQVADDAIGELGYAHHCQHCLHRSTEVGLIANPPEACPHCGEHLQTAGPLWLGRTHERAFLDRVGDHVDDDMGTAENACELLETLAAELDEPTHYDQHRLCKRWERSAASMADFLAELRAAGYEASRTHYGGTTFKTDADVPEIREATA, encoded by the coding sequence ATGCGCGAACGTGAGGGCCGGGTCACGGTTGAGGTCCCCGAACAGTCCGGAGAGGGGATCGGTGACGACGTCTTCTTCAATCCCGTCCAAGAGCTGAACCGCGACCTGACCATCGCGACGATCCGGGCGTATCGCGAGCGGATCGACGACCGTGGCGAGCACCCGGTCGAAACCTACCTGGACGCGACCGCAGCTACCGGGATCCGCGGCGTGCGTGCGGCAGCCAACGGGTTCGACACGACGCTCTGTGACGTCGATAGTGACGCTGTTGAACGCTGTCGGGCCAATCTCGAGGCGAACGCTCTCGATGGAGAGGTGATCCACCGGGATGTAAACGCCCTCATGCACGAGAGACAGTTCGATGTCGTGGATCTGGACCCTTTCGGGACGCCGATCCCCTTCGCCGACGCTGCCATCCAGAGTGCGAGTCGCCTGCTCGCCGTGACAGCGACCGACCTCGCGCCGCTGTGTGGCGCGCACTTTCAAAGCGGTGTGCGCTCGTACAGTGCCGTCCCGCGCAACACCGAGTACCACGGAGAGATGGGCGTCCGTATCCTCCTAGGGTCGCTGGTCCGGACTGCCGCTCGCTACGACGTGGCCGCCGAGCCCATCCTCACCCACGCCACCGACCACTACGTCCGGACGTACCTCGAATTCGACTACGGCGCACAGGTGGCCGACGACGCTATCGGGGAACTCGGGTACGCCCACCACTGTCAGCACTGTCTCCATCGCTCGACGGAAGTGGGATTGATTGCCAATCCACCCGAGGCCTGTCCCCACTGTGGCGAACACCTCCAGACGGCCGGCCCCCTGTGGCTCGGACGGACCCACGAGAGGGCGTTTCTCGATCGAGTCGGGGATCACGTCGACGACGATATGGGGACGGCGGAGAACGCTTGCGAGTTGCTGGAGACGCTGGCGGCAGAACTCGACGAGCCGACGCACTACGATCAACACCGTCTGTGTAAGCGCTGGGAGCGCTCGGCCGCGTCAATGGCGGACTTCCTTGCGGAGCTACGGGCGGCGGGCTACGAAGCCAGTCGAACGCACTACGGCGGGACGACGTTCAAGACCGACGCCGATGTCCCCGAGATCCGCGAGGCGACGGCCTGA
- a CDS encoding twin-arginine translocation signal domain-containing protein, with protein sequence MLHDTTRRTFLKGIGATAATAGIIGTASAYEDRSATRFAQFNIEDLQTSQVQKTGDDQAGAAAELIQEMRPDVLVVNELTNNIQEGKRTGTTNIRAFIDNYLREPQRPDLEPIAFPYTFQPPVNTGVLPEKDYDFNKDGSAGEAPGDAYGFGVYPGQYGLAVASQNPIMEDDIRTFQTFKWADMPGNLMPINDGSMNLNKNGRYINPDETEVFRLSSKTHADVPVRMDGESVHILTSHPTPPQYDGPNNFNGRWNHDEVRFWADYVANADYIYDDDGTEGGLWDDQYVLMGDQNAAISTARILKPGQTFFRENDDFYTGELPSSPGAENLGKPHATRIRGPRPGQSGDGETVVAQLDRVLPSPSLSYEDSGVVWPRPGDDRIETVRAASDHRMVWAELNS encoded by the coding sequence ATGTTGCACGATACGACCAGGCGGACGTTCTTGAAGGGGATTGGCGCGACAGCAGCGACTGCGGGTATCATCGGCACAGCAAGCGCATATGAGGATCGCTCCGCGACGCGCTTTGCGCAGTTCAATATCGAGGACCTCCAAACGTCCCAGGTCCAGAAGACCGGAGACGACCAAGCTGGCGCCGCCGCAGAACTCATCCAGGAGATGCGCCCGGACGTCCTGGTAGTCAACGAGTTGACGAACAACATTCAGGAGGGCAAGCGGACAGGCACGACCAACATCCGGGCGTTCATCGATAACTATCTTCGGGAACCCCAGCGGCCTGATCTGGAGCCGATCGCGTTCCCGTACACGTTTCAGCCGCCCGTCAACACTGGCGTACTCCCCGAAAAGGACTACGACTTCAACAAGGATGGATCTGCGGGTGAGGCTCCCGGTGACGCCTATGGCTTCGGGGTCTACCCCGGACAGTACGGGCTGGCTGTTGCGAGCCAGAACCCGATTATGGAGGACGATATCCGGACCTTCCAGACGTTCAAGTGGGCGGATATGCCGGGCAACTTGATGCCGATCAACGACGGTTCGATGAACCTCAACAAGAACGGGCGCTACATTAACCCTGACGAGACGGAGGTGTTCCGTCTCTCCTCGAAGACGCATGCCGACGTCCCGGTTCGGATGGACGGCGAATCCGTTCACATCCTCACTTCACACCCAACGCCGCCTCAGTACGACGGACCGAACAACTTCAACGGTCGTTGGAATCACGACGAAGTCCGCTTCTGGGCCGACTACGTGGCCAACGCCGACTACATCTACGATGACGACGGTACCGAGGGTGGCCTCTGGGACGACCAGTACGTGCTCATGGGCGACCAGAACGCTGCGATATCGACCGCCCGAATCCTGAAACCGGGACAGACCTTCTTCCGCGAAAACGACGACTTCTACACCGGTGAACTCCCGAGTAGTCCGGGTGCCGAGAACCTCGGCAAACCACATGCCACCCGAATTCGTGGGCCCAGGCCGGGTCAGTCCGGTGATGGTGAAACAGTCGTCGCACAGCTAGATCGAGTCCTTCCGTCGCCGTCGCTCTCTTATGAGGACAGTGGTGTCGTGTGGCCCAGACCGGGCGATGATCGTATTGAGACTGTCCGGGCTGCATCCGACCACCGGATGGTCTGGGCGGAGCTCAACAGCTAA
- a CDS encoding response regulator, which produces MEMGDEIVVLHVDDEPAIRETVAILLEREDQQLTVDTAASAETALEILDDSAVDCIVSDYEMPGMDGIDFLEAVREMDPELPFVLYTGRGSEEIASEAIACGVTDYLQKGTGSSQYAVLANRVTNAVTTYHSQEHARIMQRIQRVLRAVNQRLVRAESRPEIDRGVCTVLSREAPYRLVWLGEREGETVQPRASAGGAEGYLDAVTVRTDSDEPTARALRDGELTAVESICEDGTGSWRVPARTHGIHGIAAAPLNYDDLCYGVVGVASERAEFLDERERDLLIEVAEDVAHAIHRAESERRLREQRADLRVYERAVESASDLIAAIDTDYTLVFANERYREFHGIDGCDVGAVSLPEVLGETWDAEMAARERRVFEGEILSYEVTRAAPDGEIRTFSVRDYPLRDEEGTILGVVGSMRDITGRKCREQ; this is translated from the coding sequence ATGGAAATGGGTGATGAGATCGTCGTGTTGCACGTCGACGACGAGCCCGCCATCCGGGAGACGGTCGCGATACTCCTCGAACGCGAGGATCAGCAGTTGACCGTCGACACCGCAGCGAGTGCTGAGACGGCACTGGAGATACTCGACGATTCAGCAGTCGACTGCATCGTCAGCGACTACGAGATGCCGGGGATGGACGGGATCGATTTTCTCGAGGCCGTCCGCGAGATGGACCCGGAACTACCGTTTGTCCTCTATACTGGCAGGGGCTCTGAAGAAATCGCGAGCGAGGCGATCGCCTGCGGTGTGACCGACTACCTCCAGAAGGGTACCGGCTCCAGCCAGTACGCAGTGCTGGCCAACCGGGTGACCAATGCGGTCACCACCTATCACAGTCAGGAACACGCACGCATCATGCAGCGTATTCAGCGGGTGCTACGGGCCGTCAATCAGCGACTGGTGCGCGCCGAGAGTCGTCCGGAGATCGACCGGGGTGTCTGTACAGTGCTCAGCCGCGAGGCGCCCTACCGACTGGTCTGGCTGGGAGAACGCGAGGGCGAGACCGTCCAGCCGCGGGCGAGTGCCGGAGGGGCCGAGGGGTATCTCGATGCGGTGACGGTCAGAACCGACAGCGACGAGCCGACCGCCCGGGCGCTTCGAGATGGGGAACTGACTGCGGTCGAGTCAATCTGCGAGGACGGGACCGGATCGTGGCGTGTCCCGGCCCGCACCCACGGAATCCACGGAATCGCGGCCGCCCCACTGAACTACGATGACCTCTGCTACGGGGTGGTGGGCGTCGCCAGCGAGCGTGCGGAATTTCTGGACGAGCGCGAACGCGACTTGCTGATCGAGGTGGCAGAGGATGTCGCCCACGCGATCCACCGGGCCGAGAGCGAGCGGCGCCTGCGCGAACAGCGGGCGGACCTCCGGGTGTACGAGCGGGCCGTCGAGTCAGCTAGCGACCTGATAGCCGCCATCGACACCGACTACACGCTCGTGTTTGCTAACGAGCGCTACCGCGAGTTTCACGGGATCGACGGATGCGACGTGGGAGCGGTATCGCTGCCGGAGGTCCTGGGTGAGACGTGGGATGCGGAGATGGCTGCTCGCGAGAGACGCGTCTTCGAGGGGGAAATCCTCAGCTACGAGGTGACGCGGGCGGCGCCCGACGGCGAGATACGGACGTTTTCGGTCCGTGACTACCCGTTGCGGGACGAGGAGGGAACGATCCTGGGCGTCGTCGGTTCGATGCGAGACATCACCGGGCGGAAATGCCGGGAGCAGTAG
- the ilvA gene encoding threonine ammonia-lyase: MLTREDVLAARDRVTETARHTPLERSYSLSAMTSADVHLKYETVQRTGSFKIRGATNRISTLTDDQQAAGVVTASAGNHAQGVALAASRMGVDSTIVMPERAPVAKVKATRSYGGRVVLHGEDYDVAAERAHEIAEQEGRTYVPAFDDEAVMAGQGTLGLEIAADCPEVDTVVVAVGGGGLISGVATALKGWNEDVRVIGVQAEGAASLPQSLERGEIVEREGVETIADGIATRKVGDQTFDVIRDRVDEVVTVPDSAIAVAVTTLLERTKTLVEGAGAVPVAALLEGAFEYEDGETVVPVLSGGNIDLNVLTTVIMRGLIETGRYLRIRTVLEDRPGALEELVEVISRERGNIYAIEHDRASRDIAMDDTVVDLDIETRGPEHVESLLDALRSSGYEVDVLV; this comes from the coding sequence ATGCTCACGCGCGAGGATGTCCTGGCCGCTCGCGACCGCGTCACCGAGACGGCCAGACATACGCCCCTGGAGCGCTCGTACTCCCTCTCTGCGATGACTAGCGCGGATGTCCACCTCAAGTACGAGACCGTCCAGCGGACGGGGTCGTTCAAGATTCGCGGGGCGACCAACCGGATCTCGACGCTCACCGACGACCAGCAGGCGGCCGGCGTCGTGACGGCCAGTGCCGGCAACCACGCCCAGGGCGTGGCCCTCGCAGCCAGTCGCATGGGAGTCGATTCGACGATCGTCATGCCCGAGCGCGCGCCCGTCGCGAAGGTCAAGGCGACCCGGAGCTACGGCGGTCGTGTCGTCCTCCACGGCGAGGACTACGACGTTGCGGCCGAGCGCGCTCACGAGATCGCCGAGCAAGAGGGACGAACCTACGTCCCGGCGTTCGACGACGAGGCCGTGATGGCCGGCCAGGGAACGCTCGGCCTGGAGATCGCCGCGGACTGTCCCGAGGTTGACACAGTGGTCGTCGCGGTCGGCGGCGGCGGTCTGATAAGCGGCGTCGCCACGGCGCTGAAGGGGTGGAACGAAGACGTCCGCGTGATCGGCGTCCAGGCCGAGGGCGCGGCGAGTCTCCCCCAGTCGCTCGAACGCGGCGAGATCGTCGAGCGCGAGGGCGTCGAGACGATCGCCGACGGCATCGCAACGCGGAAAGTCGGCGATCAGACGTTTGACGTGATTCGAGACCGGGTCGACGAAGTCGTCACGGTCCCGGACTCGGCGATCGCCGTCGCGGTGACGACGCTGCTCGAACGCACCAAGACGCTCGTCGAAGGGGCTGGCGCGGTGCCCGTCGCTGCACTGCTGGAAGGGGCCTTCGAGTACGAGGACGGCGAAACGGTCGTGCCCGTGCTCAGCGGGGGAAACATTGACCTCAACGTGCTGACGACGGTCATCATGCGCGGGTTGATCGAGACGGGGCGGTATCTCCGGATCCGAACCGTCCTCGAGGATCGGCCCGGTGCGCTGGAGGAACTCGTCGAGGTGATCTCACGGGAGCGGGGCAACATCTACGCGATCGAGCACGACCGCGCCTCGCGGGACATTGCGATGGACGATACCGTGGTCGATCTGGACATCGAGACCCGTGGCCCCGAACACGTCGAGTCGTTGCTCGATGCACTCCGTAGCAGTGGGTACGAGGTCGACGTGCTGGTATAG
- a CDS encoding aldo/keto reductase translates to MTSDLTNESSTFDIGGEKTVHRLGFGAMRLTGEDIIGPPADEDAATDVIRRAVELGVDFIDTADSYGPGVSERLLGKALTEDDDVLVASKAGLLRHRDGEWTPHGDPEYLHNQVLASLDRLRTDQIDLYQFHRPDPDTDFEESVQAFAEMKDAGQIELLGLSNVTVEQLETAMDIVDIATVQNRYNVGNRDDEAVLEACEAHHVGFIPWGPMYTVDDEGVAGVLDDVAANHDATRRQIALAWLLDHSDVTLPIPGTSSVEHLESNVAATQIELTDEDRAALDAIDPQ, encoded by the coding sequence ATGACGAGCGACCTGACGAACGAAAGCAGTACCTTCGATATCGGCGGCGAGAAGACCGTCCACCGACTCGGGTTCGGCGCAATGCGGCTTACCGGCGAGGACATCATCGGCCCGCCCGCCGACGAAGACGCGGCCACAGACGTGATCCGCCGCGCGGTCGAGCTCGGTGTGGACTTCATCGACACTGCTGACTCCTACGGGCCGGGCGTCAGCGAGCGATTGCTCGGCAAAGCTCTCACCGAGGACGACGATGTCCTCGTCGCCTCGAAGGCCGGCCTGCTGCGCCACCGCGACGGCGAGTGGACGCCACACGGCGATCCCGAGTACCTCCACAACCAGGTGCTGGCCAGCCTCGATCGACTGCGGACCGATCAGATCGACCTTTATCAGTTCCACCGTCCGGACCCCGATACTGACTTCGAGGAGTCGGTCCAGGCGTTCGCCGAGATGAAAGACGCCGGCCAGATCGAACTCCTCGGCCTCTCGAATGTCACCGTCGAGCAACTCGAAACGGCGATGGACATCGTCGACATTGCGACGGTCCAGAACCGCTACAACGTCGGCAACCGCGACGATGAGGCAGTTCTGGAAGCTTGCGAAGCACACCATGTCGGCTTCATCCCCTGGGGGCCGATGTACACCGTCGACGACGAGGGCGTGGCGGGCGTGCTCGACGACGTCGCCGCGAATCACGACGCGACCCGGCGACAGATCGCACTGGCGTGGCTGCTGGATCACTCCGACGTGACGCTGCCGATCCCTGGCACGTCGAGCGTCGAGCACCTCGAATCGAACGTCGCCGCCACGCAGATCGAGTTGACCGACGAGGATCGGGCTGCGCTGGACGCGATCGATCCCCAGTAG
- the citZ gene encoding citrate synthase codes for MSEQLQKGLEGVLVGESSLSDIDGDAGRLVYRGYAIEDLARNASFEEVLYLLWEGHLPTTAELETFSERMASERELTDAVLSTVRELAAAEENPMAALRTAVSMLSAYDPDDSTGEAGDGEIVRRKGRRVTAKMPTIVAAYKRIRDGEEPIEPRSDLAHAENFLYMLNGEVPEETLADVFDMALVVHADHGINASTFAAMVTASTLSDLHSSVTSAIGALKGDLHGGANQNVMRTLLEIDESDLTAVEWARDALESGERIPGFGHRVYNVKDPRAKILGAKSKALGKAADEFKWYSYSRAIEEFMKKETGIAPNVDFYSASMYYQMGIPIDLYTPIFAMSRVGGWVAHVLEYQDDNRLIRPRARYVGPDDREFVRIDRR; via the coding sequence ATGTCTGAGCAGCTCCAGAAGGGACTGGAAGGTGTACTCGTCGGCGAGTCGTCGTTGAGCGACATCGACGGCGACGCGGGGCGGCTCGTCTACCGGGGGTACGCGATCGAGGACCTCGCCAGGAACGCCAGTTTCGAGGAAGTGCTGTATCTCCTCTGGGAGGGGCACCTCCCGACGACGGCGGAACTCGAGACCTTCAGCGAGCGGATGGCAAGCGAACGCGAACTCACCGACGCGGTACTCTCGACCGTCCGGGAACTGGCCGCGGCCGAAGAGAACCCGATGGCCGCACTCCGGACTGCCGTCTCGATGCTGTCGGCCTACGACCCAGACGATTCGACGGGAGAGGCCGGCGACGGCGAGATAGTCCGGCGGAAAGGGCGGCGAGTGACGGCGAAGATGCCGACGATCGTCGCTGCCTACAAGCGCATCCGGGACGGCGAGGAACCGATCGAGCCGCGCTCCGACCTCGCCCACGCCGAGAACTTCCTGTACATGCTCAACGGCGAGGTTCCCGAAGAGACCCTCGCGGACGTCTTCGACATGGCCCTAGTCGTTCACGCCGACCACGGTATCAACGCCTCGACGTTCGCGGCAATGGTCACGGCTTCGACGCTGTCTGATCTGCACAGTTCGGTCACCAGCGCCATCGGCGCGCTGAAAGGGGATCTCCACGGCGGCGCGAACCAGAACGTAATGCGCACCTTGCTGGAGATCGACGAGAGCGATCTCACCGCCGTCGAGTGGGCTCGAGACGCCCTCGAGTCCGGTGAGCGCATTCCCGGGTTCGGCCACCGCGTCTACAACGTCAAGGACCCACGCGCGAAGATCCTCGGCGCGAAGTCCAAGGCGCTTGGCAAGGCTGCCGACGAGTTCAAGTGGTACTCCTACAGCCGCGCCATCGAGGAGTTCATGAAAAAGGAGACTGGCATCGCCCCGAACGTCGACTTCTATTCGGCGTCGATGTACTACCAGATGGGGATCCCGATCGACCTCTATACGCCCATCTTCGCGATGAGTCGCGTCGGCGGCTGGGTCGCCCACGTGCTCGAATACCAGGACGACAACCGCCTCATCCGTCCCCGTGCTCGCTACGTCGGTCCCGACGATCGGGAGTTCGTCCGGATCGACCGGCGTTGA